ATATGGATGACACATaggtatatcaatatttttgcaatgtgtttttaaaaacaaaatgtaaataacacaggccaagtccgtgtttgtaccaactcattaattaaaaaaaaaaaactttaaaaagtgTAAGTGTATTACCATGGtatgtaaattaaattatttatcaaaaaagTGAGTATTAAACACAAGTAGAACTTGATAAGCAGGAGTGATTTCTTTAATTTGAATCAACAGTAAACACAAATTTGAATCAAACTATACATTGTGATGCTTCAATACATGGCGAAGCAACACATGTACAGACCGGACGTGACGTAATGAGAACTATTTTCTCTACGCATGTGCACGTCACGTGACTCATTAATATCACACACCATTCGCTGTACCTGACTGTCCAATCAGATATGATAACACAGGCATGCCACCTATAGCTTAATATGCCACTGAAATCAAATATCTTACCCAGTTTTCTATACGTTTTCCAAAATCGTCGCAAAGCAGCAGAATCATCAAAGCTCCTTGAGACATCAGTATCAACAGCACCTGGATGAAGTGATATGATACTGACTCCTGACCCCTCTAGTCGACGTTGGAAACTAAACATGGACAttacctgaaacaaaacaatacGAGTCGGTGACGAGGATATAAGCTGATACACATAAGAATGATGATTTACTTGAGCGTTCACAGGTTTCCGAGATAGTATAACACATAGACTTGCATCTAGTGTTTAAGCAAGTATAGTGCAGGAGTGGATATAATTTTTTCATTGGATGGACACAACAGAACCCAACGTAATAGCCCCTTCCGGCAATGGCCTGTGGGGTGGGGGGGAGCTGTGTCTTAAAACAAGGTTTAGCTTTAGGTGAGTTCcaaggtgtgtgtatgtgtgcacatgTGCAGTAATGACACTTACCTGGAATAACTTGGAATGGCTATAGAAGTATAGTCTGCTGTATGACCTTTCACCCTGTAAATTACTTTCCTCAAACTTTCCAGAAGAATGGGCCACAGATGAAACATTGATAACTCTACATCCGGGTCCCGATGATTTTAAAAGTGGTAGAAACTGTATGGTTAAGAGAAAGTGACTTAGGTAGTTTATTTGAAACTGACTTTCGTAACCATCTTCAGTTTTGACtgcaaatataaaaaatagAGCACATTTTATGACATGGTGGCTAGAGCTAGGGAGCTAAATCATAGGGTacgtagtatttcttagattggtGTTTTCTAGGCTAAATTGGTCCCCACATTTTGGAAAAAAGGTGGGGAGGGGACACCAAAACGTAATGTAAATTCGTAACAATTACCATTTACCTTGAATCAAAAACGAATCAAATAAGAGCAACATGCAACAGACACGAACACGAACAAAGACATTTATTGTATTCTAATTACTGCAAAAACGTCTTAGAATTTGATTGGATGGAACAATTCTCACCTAAAGGGGGAGAAGCAATTCCAGCATTGCAAATCAGAACATGTAAAGCACTGTGTTTGGATCGAAACTCTTCTATGAAGTTCTTCACCGACTGGAGAGAACTAAGATCCAACTTCATGAATTCAAGCTGAAAATTAAAttagtataaataaaaaattgagaTATGTGTAACCTAGCAACAATTTATCTTCTTTTAAAGCTATACTGACTGTAACTGAAGtattttgtcgatcagacaaccaaaaaTATATCCATTGAAAATtgctttaaaaaataacaataattaaaCAATGTACTtgattgtaaaaaatatatgtgtagATTCTAAAGTTGTATCTATAAGTAGtacagcaacaggttgaaatcgtaaGCACATTGGGGTTCTTATTTTaaggtgcggacccaaaatcaatttgatgggATTGTTGCTACCTTTATAGCTACGCAAATGCATTTACCCACTGGTCATTCAGTACTGTTCAActtatacaatattacaaggaAATCAGTATATCAAAACAGTTTATAAACAAATtccagttgcagttagtgcagctttaacaacTTTCATTAAGATTGTACCCTTGCAGGCAGATTGCATGAGGATTACAGTTATTCAAATTTCTCAAATTTTTGATTCATGAAAGCTGCTCATtctcattttgaaatgataaacgGAATTAGAGTAAGGTCAAACGTGTATGTAACACCtgatttgtattcattttaacTCAGAAGTGGCTTATTTATGAAGGCATATTTATAAAGtgaatcaatcgatcaatcaattaatctatcaatttcagtttgtttactaattaagataaaatgttaaatttaatattccttgattgaatgtttgtttggtcgatcgatcgatcgatcgattaattaattaattaaacgTAAGTAgttaagtgagtgagtgagtgagtgagtgagtgagtgagtgagtgagtaataTTGTGAACGTTGAATTCTTACATCTAGTTCCAATGGTACCACTTCTGTGGTTGTTTGTTCTTCCTTGGTTTTCTTCTTTCCTCCAGAGGTTTTACTCTCTTTTCCTTCCTTTAGCCATTCCGAAAATTCTGATTTCATATTTCTAATTGCCTTCAGAAAGGAATTATATCATATAAGATTATCTAAAAGGGGTTGGTTTTAAAAGAAGTTTATGATTTACTACAAGAAATGAAAAGTGGGTTAGTTTTTCAATACGCAGATCGAATTAGGGCACAACAGAATTATGGCAATGAACATTGTACCTTTACTGATAATAAACATTTTTCACACCGAGAAGCTTTAATAAAAGATAAAATCAAGATTAACAAGTCTTCACTGAAGACATAAAGtcttttatggcaaagttatgGCGTAAATTTGAATGTGTCTCTAGAAACAAAACTTTAccatttattgaccaatttgaccTTGGatatggaggtcaaagtcaaTGGTCATGGTATaaaagaaagctgacctttgtttggggtatagacatttaaatatatgtattaaactTCCCGAGTTAATGTAGAAAGCAAAAAATcggtcatttcaccttgaaaatgttagtcaaggtcaaagggtatggtctcattagaaagctcatcattgataatattACAGTATACACTTGAACGATGTCCAtgtgtatcaaacttttggagataacTGGCAGAATATGCTTTTCTCTCACAAATATGACCGCCATGTTGTTAtacatatgtctcacatagaaTGTTACGTTTGGGCCTGGTTTGGTTGACAccagttggtgcatgccagagatatgtcAGGTTGCACACATGCATGGCTGGATGCACGGATGGAACCTAATGTAAACGACCCTGAGCCTAAAAAGGGGAACTTTGATAACCATATTATTATATGTAGTTATTCCCTGAATATTGACATACTTATACCCAAATAAAATGACTAGCTTAATAAGAtgtttaaatattaaatgtctTTGATTATGAGATACCAAATATAATTCATAAGGATAAACAACACATAACAAGTCACTGTAGACTACTAAAACCTTTAATATTtgccacacacacagacagacacagacagacagacagacagacagacagacagacagacagacagacagacagagacagacagagacagacagacagagacagacagacagacagacagacagacagacagacagacagacagacagacagacagacatacacagacatacagccatagacacaggcaggcaggcagacagacagagacagacagacatacggacAGATGCATGGACAGacggacgaacagacagacagacagacagacagacagacagacaggcaggcaggcaggcagacagacagacagacagacagacagacagacagacagacagacagacagacagacagacagacagacagacagacagacagacatttcaccatgcctatagcgcAACTGCACTTCGGTTGATTTGTGCAAAGGTTGATATGTAAAACCGTTTTGAATCTTTCAATCTAAGCACACGatgacatgaaaaaaaaagagtttgATCGATATGGCCTTACTGTCATTGCTTTATCTTCTGACCTACATGCAACAATGACCTTAGCACCCATCATACTGATCTGCTTTGCTGTCTCATAGCCAATACCTACACGTAGTTAAAAACATATAGATAGAGAAAACACAGAGATCAGATTGATTAATTAACTTCAAAAATAAGGATAAACCCATCAATTAATActcaaataatgataaaataatgataacatcgtcaaataaaaatgaaatattcatcaaataaatacaaagtcGAAATAAAACCGTCAATTaactataaaataattataattttatgaaTTACCATTGAAATAACTAAATGAAGgtaaatgatatgatatgtatgagTTTGGTATATTTATCATCTAATTCCTATCATAGGAATTCTAATTTGGTGGTGATCCCACCTCATTATCTTGAACAGTTTGGTTTACCAAATGTGTATTGACACAGTGTGACAGTTCACTACTTGCGCCCAATCGTCAATAAGGGCACGATGGTCGGATAATGATGGCTAACAAACACCAGGTATTTTTACATACTAATTTGTCTATTATACATCCCTCGTTAATTAGATCGTTATAAATCGGACTGACTTGACTTTGTTTACTAGAAATACCCGAAACAATCCCGGAAATAACCGTTACGTCGTTAAAATCGCAGTAATTTCTACAACTGCCAACCAAATATGACTTGACCCCCTTAGAACAAAGCAAATGACGTTGTATTTCTATATATACGATAATCAACCAcctgattttattttttaaggatttttaattttcaaacgAATTCATGTGTCCGTTGTCGCCGCACCGCTTGTCTAGTCATTTGTTTAATATTCCCTAGCAACACCAGCACATGTGCGCATGTGCGCACGTACAACGTTCAATATTGATTTGATTTCCATAGCGTGTCTACGTCTATGACAACGAACGGCGTACCTGTGTATCATAGCTAAATAAATACTCCTGTTTGTCTAGACGGAGTtcaggactcgattctgacaatgtccctaaGCATTCAGGATAGCCTTGGACATGTCAGAATCGAGTTTCGATTTACTCCGTCTACAAGCAGGACTACTCTATAACTATGATAACCTGGTCTCCTGTATTAGTTTCATAACAGATATTAGCTCCATAGCAGACTCACATGTATTATGGATCACAGACaatgtgttacttgtctgtgcatgtatgtattaggGAGACCCATGCCTGTATTAACTCCATAACAAACTCACCCGTATTGGCTCCAGTCACTATAACAGTTTTACCCGACATGTCAACACGTGGATAGGAATATTTGGTCCCCATGGTTCGTTCGATCGCTTCGTTTAAATTTAGTGTTCAACCTGGTAGCactcagtatacacagtatatatACTACACTGCAGTGACGCAGTGACGTAACCTTTGTCctttagtacatacattgtaaatatttgtacaaactATACATCGTGGACTTTACCATAAAATAATCAACCTTTGAGCTTCACTATAGACAAACTTTGAACGCTGTCTAAAACTTGGGTGTAATTTTAATATTGGACTGTAATGCAAGTTAGtccttacatgtatgtaagtcaATCCAAAATTATATATTCCTTTGATGTTTACCGCTCAATCACAGTAAAAGAAATCTTCAACAACCAATCATAATTGAAGAAATTTTGTGATGggtaatttatttgaaaatattataatatttaaatacattaATTACAAAATGAATTGATAATGAAATTTCATCAATCAATTCTGACATTAAAGCTACACtcgctgtaactggagtattattgtTTCGACCAGACAACCAAAACTATagtcattgaaaattgttaaaataccaataattagacattgtatatgctAACTATATCTCTATTTAACCATAATCATTACAGTaataggttgaaattgtgatttcaTTGGGTCGCTGATTTTAGAGTGCGGacccaaaataaatttgattggatttattatATGATACGATGTGTACAACTGCACAAGTACGTTTACTTCTCAAGTGTTGTGTCTAgttattcaatactgttcagtaTGTATTATATTACTAGTAATCATTGTATCtcacaaaacaattcaaaaagTGTTCCAGTTACATCTATTGCAGGTTTACGAGTGTAACATAATTTGCttacatatattgaaaattaaaattcagatttctatgttgaaaataaatcttatttttttctgagaAAAGATTTGTGTCCGATTctccattttgaaaatattttgacaaatcaaaacaaaattgacTATAGGAATATCTAagaataaaattaataaataaaactacACACATCTGCCAGCCTAAGAGAGACTGCGAGAAGCAATATCGTATGATTTATCCATTTATACACTAGTcacggttacccagactctcaccgctggaggctcttctacgagaccatCCAGACGCTTGGGGAGATcttgtaggcagagcccccagcggcaaGAGtgtgggtaaccgagactatttATACACGGATAAAGAAGCTTCCTTGTACTAAGCTTGTCAGTGATTTATGCAGATTTATTTGTCCATATTTTCATTGTCATTCATGACGATAGGTTTTCGCACCGAATTCAGCCAGTTATGGTGTTGAAGTCTCGTTTTTTTCGAGATCTCGTAGAATATCGTCATCGATGTAATCCTTCAAGCAGTTCAAGCTATACTTCCACAACTTTTCCTGTTTATCcacatttctatcattttcaggaaaaataagaaaatcaaaacataatttaataGTTACAATACATGCGATCAAGGTAGATTCTAGACACTTTCCACTTTTCCATCGCAAAAAATTGTAAATGCAACACATAATTTGACCTAAAAGTGTTAAactaaataatgaaaaaaatcaaaattcacaaGATTTGGATGTGTGCAAAATATATTACTACGAAGTTTTTTAAGCagagtatatatatagatgtgtgtgtgtgtgtgtgtgtgcatgcgtaattttgttaattttaacaattttgatgacatatattaatattaataattatttacttttaggcatatatataaaactattatacTAGTATTCCAAACTATAAATCGtcctagtctcggttacccagactccccgCCCTCTGGGTGTAGCCCCATACGACGAGAGTCTTTTAAACCAAGACTATAAACTGACCTTGAGGTCGCACTTGGTGTTTTTCGTTTACACTCTGCATGGTATACACCTGACACATTGTCATATTCTGGATTGACGGCGACATCTATCGAAGTAGCTGCACCTTTCTCTAACGTCACTAAAAATCCTGatcagaaaaaacaaacaatttagaTGGATACTAAATTGTACTTTACCGTGATCACTGACTTTAATAATACTTGTTTACTGATAAAATATCAACTAGCTATAGCCTAGATCAAGGCATGTTGGGATTTTGACTACCGTCTCCCCTCACGCCCAGCATTTTCCTAATGGTTTTTAAGAAAGCAGAAAGCCtgtgtaaatttgtattgtcTGCTGTGAGATGACGTCAGTAGCGTCATCATGGGATTAGAACCAATGAGGAGAGAGGAGCAataccatgtaaacatgattaccaAATCATGAACAGGTTTGAACACACAACCATTAGGGAAATGCTAGGCAAGACGGGAGACAGTCAAAACTATAGGCTGTTAATCCCACATTCATAAATTCTCGGTTATCCACTTTCTCATCGTTGGGGGCTCTGCTACGGTACCACCTGACGAGAGGGGTCATATAGTAGAACCAATGTGGTGAGAGTCTGAGTAAGTTCAACACATTTCAAAGCAAGATAAGCTGTAACTACTAAATCACTACAAAGCAATGCTGTATGTTTAGTTTGTTTGCATTACAGGGATACTGAAATTAAAATACTAATATGGATGACACACaggtatttctgtattttttgcaatgtatttgtaaaaacaaaatgttaataatACAGGCCAAGTATTTTTACCAACTCATGAATTAAAACAGCCTTTAAAAAGTGTAAGGTTTACCATGATGGTAGGTAAACTAAATGATTTATAAACAAAGTGAGAAAAGCATAAGTAGAATTTGACAAGCAGGAGTGATTTCTTTACATTTGAATCAACAGtaaacacaaatttgaattaAACTA
The Glandiceps talaboti chromosome 23, keGlaTala1.1, whole genome shotgun sequence genome window above contains:
- the LOC144453157 gene encoding retinol dehydrogenase 12-like, which encodes MGTKYSYPRVDMSGKTVIVTGANTGIGYETAKQISMMGAKVIVACRSEDKAMTAIRNMKSEFSEWLKEGKESKTSGGKKKTKEEQTTTEVVPLELDLEFMKLDLSSLQSVKNFIEEFRSKHSALHVLICNAGIASPPLVKTEDGYESQFQINYLSHFLLTIQFLPLLKSSGPGCRVINVSSVAHSSGKFEESNLQGERSYSRLYFYSHSKLFQVMSMFSFQRRLEGSGVSIISLHPGAVDTDVSRSFDDSAALRRFWKTYRKLGILVTLEKGAATSIDVAVNPEYDNVSGVYHAECKRKTPCASSRNVDKQEKLWKYSLNCLKDYIDDDILRDLEKHETSTP